The genomic stretch GTTCACAAAAAGAGAAAGAATTCACCGTTCTTCAATGGAACATTTGGCAAGAAGGAACTGTAATTCCCGGTGGTTACGACGCTATTGTGAATGAAATAGCCCGTCTTCGTCCGGACTTCGTCACATTGAGCGAAGTACGTAATTACGAAAACACCAATTTCACTGCCCGCCTAGTGCAATCATTAAAGGAAAAAGGAGAAACCTATTATTCCTTCTATACCTATGATACAGGTCTGTTAAGCCGATACCCCATCACTGATTCATTAACCGTTTTCCCCGAAAAGAATGACCACGGCAGTATCTATCGCCTTACAGCCGATATGAACGGACAGAAAATAGCAGTCTACACCGCTCATCTTGATTATTTGGATGACGCCTATTATAATGTACGCGGATATGATGGTTCTACTTGGGAAGAAATCCCTATCCCCACTACCGTAGAAGAAGTATTAAAGAGAAATGTAGCCTCACAACGCGATGACGCCATCAGACTATTCATTAAACAGGCAAAAAAAGATCGTGCAGCCGGCTACACCATCATTTTAGGAGGAGATTTTAATGAACCTTCACATCAAGATTGGACTGAAGAGACCAAAGACCTGTATGACCATCATGGCTTTGTAATCCCCTGGACAGTTCCTGTCCTGTTAGACGAAGCCGGATTGAAAGACGCCTATCGAGAATTCTATCCAGATGTATTAAACTATCCCGGCTTCACTTATCCTTCGGATAATCCGGCAAAGCCCGCCGACAAAATAACCTGGGCTCCCAAAGCAGATGAACGCGACCGTATAGATTACATTTGGTATTATCCCGAAAAGGGGTTGAAAGTGAAAGACGCCGCCATTTTCGGTCCGAAAAATTCTATAGTCCGTGCACAGCGTGTTCAGGAAACATCTAAAGACAAGTTTATAGAACCATTGGGCGTATGGCCTACAGACCATAAAGGAGTACTGGTTACTTTCCAATATCCCGCCAAATAATATCGTTTTTCCCAATATTTCTGTTATCTTTGTCCAATAACCTAATTTATTATCCTATGACCAAATGTACACATAAACAGTTAATGACCGCCTGTATGTTAGCAGGCACATTGATGTTGGGAGCATGTACCGGTACTCCCCCTGTAACAAAAGAGGTATCCATTGTACCCATAACCAACCATCTGGAGGAAACAAACGGTGCTTTTGTATTGAAAAGTAATACCTCCATCGGTGTTATTGACGCCGAACTAATTCCCGCAGCCGAGTATTTGGCCGATATGCTTTCCAGAGCCACAGGCTACGACCTTAAAGTCAAAGAAGGCGAAGGAACCATCACCCTTGCCTTGGGTGATGTTCAAGGAAAAGAAGGAGCTTATACCCTGACATCCGAGAGCGATAAGGTCAACATTACAGGTAACTCTTACGGAGGTGTCATTGCAGGTATCGAATCACTCAGACAGCTGTTTCCCCCGCAAATAGAATCTAAGGAAATTGTTAAAGGTACAGACTGGGCCATACCGGCCGTTAACATTCAAGATGCCCCCCGCTTTGAATGGAGAGGCATTATGCTGGACGTATCCCGCCATTTCTACACAATAGGTGAGGTGAAAGAATTACTGGATGTCATGGCCCTTTACAAGATGAATAAATTCCACTGGCATCTTACCGACGACCAAGGATGGCGTATTGAAATCAAGAAATATCCTTTACTGACGGAAAAAGGAGCATGGCGCAAATTCAATTCTCATGATCGCGAATGCATACGTCAGTCAAAGACTAATAACAACCCGGATATGGCAATTCCTGAAGACAAGATACGCATCGTAGAAGGTGACACCTTATATGGAGGCTACTACACTCAGGAAGATATCAAGGATGTCATAGCATACGCCAAAATACGAGGCATAGATATTATTCCCGAAATTGATATGCCGGGACACATGCTGGCAGCTGTAAGTAACTATGAAGGTGTTTCCTGTTTTAACGAAACCGGTTGGGGAAGTGTCTTCTCCTCACCTGTTTGTCCGGGGAAAGACTCCGCATTGGAATTCTGCAAGAATGTTTATACAGAACTGATAGCCCTTTTCCCCTATAAGTATGTACATATAGGAGGTGACGAAGTAGAAAAAACTAATTGGAAAAAATGTCCGGACTGTCAGAAACGTATGCATGACAATAATCTGAAAACTGAAGAAGAACTGCAATCATGGTTCATTCATGACATGGAGAGATTCTTTAACGAGAAAGGCAAAGAAATGATAGGCTGGGATGAAATCATTGAAGGCGGATTGTCTAAAACAGCTACCGTAATGTGGTGGCGCAGCTGGGTAAAAGATGCAGCAACCAAGACAACAGCACAAGGCAACCCTGTCATTTTCACTCCTAACGGACAATTTTATTTGGATTATGCAGAAGATAAGAACTCTATGGCAAGTATTTATAATCTGGATACGACAGACAACCTGACCTCCGAGCAACAGTCGCTGATTTTAGGAGTGCAGGGAAATATTTGGTGCGAATGGATTCCTTCCAACGCACGTATGCAATATATGGCCATTCCACGTTTGCTGGCTATTGCCGAACTAGGTTGGAGCAAACCGGAGCAAAAAGATTGGAGTGCCTTCCAACAACGCCTGTCTGATCAGTTTGAACGTCTCAATATCATGGGTATCAATTACCGTATACCCGATTTGGAAGGCTTTAATGCCGTCAACGCCTTTATCGGTGAAGGAGCCATCAATGTAACTTGCCTTGACCCCACTGCGGAAATTCACTATACCACTGATGGCAGTACTCCTACTTTACAATCTCCCATATATGAAGGTCCCATCAAAGTGACTGAAACCACAGACTTTACTTTCTGCACCTTCCGCCCTAATGGAAAGAAAGGTGACATAGTCAAGACCCGTTTCATCAAAAGTGAATATACTCCCTCTGTAACTGCCGCTCCTTCCAATCCGGGTTTGAAAGCTACATGGCACGAATTTAAAGGAAATAAATGCAGTGAAATAGAAAAAGCTCCGGTCAATGGTACTTATCCAGTGGAAGATGTTATGATTCCTAAAAAAGTAAAAGGAAATATCGGACTGATTATCAAAGGATATTTCAATGCTCCTCAAGACGATATCTACACTTTTGCACTCCTATCCGATGATGGTAGTACATTAACTATAGACAGTGAACAGATAGTAGACAATGACGGACCTCACGGGCCTAAAGAAATAGTGGGGCAAAAAGCATTGGCAAAAGGATATCATCCAATGGAATTACGTTATTTCGACCAGAACGGAGGACAACTGAAATTAAAAGTAACAGGGAGTGATGGTAAAGAAATTCCGTTCACGCATCTCTATGCGCATTAATCTTACATAAAAAGTTTTTCACCACAGATTATACAGATTTACATAGATTGAATTTCAATGAATTCTCCCATTCAATAATCTGCGTAATCTGTGGTGGAATTAAATCAATCAGAAATAAACCCCGAATCCTATCTTGAATCCTAATTTACTAAATTCTGAAGTATCACTAAAACTCAAGTCATAATATACAGACGGTTCAATAGTCACATTTCTACCCAAGAAAAAAGCATATCCGACTTCCGGTGTCAAACAAACCAGATTCTTTTTAAATCCTACACAAGAAAGGTGTTTATACGCCATTCCTAGTCCTCCATAAATACCGCAACTGGAAAAATAATAACGTCCCTGTGCACCAATACTGGTTTCATCCATTCCATGTTCTACATAATTGCCTTTAAAATTCAGCAACACAGCCACATTATCGGCTACAAATGCGCCGCCGGTTAAAGCAAAACCAAAATTTGTTCCTTCATTCTTGCTATGAGATAGGTCAAGCCCTGTCAATGAAGCATTCACATACCATACATCCTTCTCAAATTGAGCATGTGCACTCAGTTCAGTCATTACCAACAGCATCAAGCTGACTAAAATTTTCTTCATAATGTTGTCGTTTAATAGTTATTTTTTGTTTTCCAAATCACGTTCACGTCTTTCCTCCGCCTTTTCTTTCTTACGAAGGACAATCCATAACAACGCTATAATCATATAGGATAAACCTACTGTGAGATACTTTTCCGTATCACTTATTTCCGTATTGCGCGGAATAAAATAAACGGCCATCGCTGTAGTATAGACCAATAAAGCTACAGGCAACCAAATCGATTTTCTATATTTTTTCATAAACTATGCTGTTTTGTTTCCTATACCAACTTGCAAACCCTATAGCGGCTACCAACGTACAAAGACTACCAACTATATAAGATACATAATCCGAAAACGCTAATCCTTCGGGGGCTATGCAAATATAAGTAGAACATACAGCCGTCATAAACAGGGCAGGAAACAAGGTGATATAATAATTCTTTTTCGCACGTACTAGAAAAACAGTGACCGCCCACAAAGTAAACACAGACAAAGCCTGATTACACCAGGCAAAATAACGCCATATCATATCAAATCCCGCCGCATCACGCTGACTGTACAATAATATACCGATAGTTACCGCAAAAATAGGAATACAAATCAATAAACGTTTCGCTATACTTTTTTGTTCCAAATGCATAAAATCGGCAACAATCAAACGAGCTGAACGCAAAGCGGTATCTCCACTGGTAATAGGAGCGGCAATTACCCCCAGTACAGCCAATAAACCTCCTATCGTACCCAACCATTCCTTGGTTATGCTGTCCACAATAATCGAAGCATTACTCTCCTCCATACCATTTTGATGAAAAAAATAAGTAGCGGCAGCAGCCCAAATCAATGCCACTATCCCTTCGGTCACCATCGCTCCATAAAAAATAGGACGACCATACTTCTCATTCTTCATACAACGTGCCATCAGTGGAGATTGTGTGGCATGAAAGCCACTGATTGCCCCACAAGCAATAGAAACAAACATTATAGGAAAAATTGGTAATCCGGCAGGATGGGTATTATGTAGACCATCCGTAATTTCGGGCAATGCCGGATGATTCCATAACAACATCACCAAAATCCCCACTGCCATAAACAATAAAGCAATGGCAAACAATGGATATATTTTTCCTATAATCTTATCTACCGGCAACAATGTAGCCAACATATAATAGAAAAACACAACAATAATCCAAAAAGTAACATCCATATACTCCGGAGTAAGTTTGGCAAGCAATCCGGCTGGTCCTGCCACAAAAACCGCTCCGACTAATATCATCAGCACAACCGTAAAACCACGCATTAACTGCTTTGTGGGAAGCCCTAAATAACGACCGATAATTTCCGGCAAACTCTCGCCCTCATGCCGAATGGAAAGCATTCCGGACAAATAATCGTGTACCGCCCCGGCAAAAATGGTACCTAAAACAATCCACAAATAAGACGCCGTACCAAACTTCGCTCCCATTATAGCACCGAAAATAGGTCCTAAGCCGGCTATATTCAAAAATTGAATCATAAAAATCTTCCAAGTAGGAAGTGGAATAAAGTCAACACCATCCGCCATGGTCAGGGCAGGTGTCTTCCTAATCTTGTCAGGACCGAACACACGTTCCACATAACTTCCATACAAAAAGTATCCGCCTACAAGAACCAATAATGCAATAATAAAGGTTATCATATTCTATTTTTTGTTTTGTTGGGGCAAAAGTAACGAATTAATTGATTACTTCGTATCTTTGCCCTAAAATTAAAGTAAATGCGAACATTCTTTATAACTTTATTACTAGTCATAGTGAGTTTCTTATCAGTTTTCTCACAACCTAAATATGAAATCCGTGCCACCTGGCTCACTACGCTTGGAGGAATGGACTGGCCTCGTAACAAGGCAATAAACGCATCAGGCATCCGGCGTCAGCAAAAAGAATTATGTGATATACTGGATCGTCTGAAAGCCGCCAATTTCAATACGGTATTGTTGCAAACCCGTCTGCGCGGAGATATGATTTATCCTTCCGCCATAGAAACTTTCGCCGAATCACTGACAGGTAGCACAGGAGGGAATCCCGGATATGACCCTTTGGCTTTCGCCATCGGAGAATGCCACAAACGAGGCATGGAACTACATGCATGGATTGTTACGATTCCTGCCGGAAATACCCGTCAAGTACAATTGCAAGGACGTAGCTCCGTAGTACGGAAAAACCGGACAATTTGCAAACTTTATAAAGGTAACTGGTACTTGGACCCGGGAAATCCGGGAACCAAAGAATATCTGTCATGCATAGTAAAAGAAATAACTTCCCGTTATGATATAGACGGCATTCATTTCGATTACATCCGCTACCCCGAGCAAGCCGATAACTTTCCTGACAAGGACACCTACCGGAAATACGGTAAAGGTAAGGAGTTGAAACAATGGCGGCGTGATAATATCACAGATATTGTGCATAGGCTCTATACCGACATCAAGACTATCAAACCCTGGGTGAAAGTCAGCAGTTCCCCTATTGGCAAATACCGAGATACCAACCGATACCCCTCCCGTGGATGGAACGCTTATCATGTAGTTTACCAAGATGCTCAGAAATGGCTAAAAGAAGGTATTCATGATGCATTGTTCCCGATGATGTATTTTCAGGGAAATAATTTCTATCCTTTTGCATTGGATTGGAAAGAGAATTGTGGTAACCGCTGGATAATACCTGGTTTGGGTATTTATTTCCTCTCTCCCAACGAACAAAATTGGCCGTTGGACGAAATAGTCCGCCAACTTTATTTCACCCGTCAGATAAAACTAAACGGACAAGCCTATTTCCGCAATCGTTTTCTATTAAACAACACCAAAGGCATTTGGGACGAACTCCAAGAGAATTTCTATACCACTCCGGCATTGATTCCCCCAATGACCTGGATGGACAGCATCCCCCCATCCACTCCGGCCATGCCTTCCCTGCAACTGTTGCCGGACGGAAAAATGCACATGAGCTGGCAGATTTCCACAGATAACAACGGAGGTCTTGTCACCTATCATCTTTATGCCTCAGATACCTATCCAGTAGATATCACAGATGCCGGAAACTTACTGGAAACCTATCTCACCCATACGGAATACGAATATACCCCTATTTCACCTTGGCGACAAAAACGTTATTTTGCCGTAACTGCTGCCGACCGTTTCGGAAACGAAAGCGCTCCCTTGGAACTGAATGCAATTTCAGAAACGGACATGCCTTTACTAAATGACGGAGATATTCTCACCCTGCCTGAAATAAAAGAAGCAAAAACAGTGAAAATATTTACTGCTACCGGTGAAGAAATAAAATATTTTGTTTATGCACCCCAAATGTCCATAGCCTCATTACCTGGCGGATTCTATACAGTATATATCTTGAATAATGCAGGAGCACAAACCTTTGTCGGAACAATCGTAAAATAAAAAATGCAAACTGTTTTTTTGGTATGACACATTATGTCGTTGCAGATGCCCGGCTCTCAAAAAGTTTGTCTGCCGGGAATCTCCATCTTTGTTGTTAAGTTATAATCTGATAAAACTTTACATACTGTTATTTTTCGTTTCCGCACTGCAATGTTTTTTGTCCCGTCACCGCATTATGCTGATATACAGCGATATATGGTGACGTAATTTTCTGTATCCCCACAAAGTGTTTTTTTCGTTTTTCCTTGCGGAAGCCAGCTCGTCAGATGCCGGTTGTCATATTGGATACATAATCTTGATATATTTACGGCAGTATCCGTGCAAGAAGAGTGCACCATCTGTACCATCACTCAGGTGAACAGGCCCTGTCATTCGGGTGAAGAGCCGTTGTCACCTGTGTGAAACCGCCGCTTCACACAGGTGAAGCAATAAAGCCATAAAGCTGTTTTCATGGTAACATACTGCCGGCAAAAGTACATCTGTTGGAATTTTGCCGTTATGGGTGCGATGATCGCAATGTTGTACATTGACCGCGATTACCTACCGTTTCGGGGCCTTTATAGATATTTTCACACCGGAACATACTGGTAATGAAGACGATGAAGTGACGGGGAAATTTTATATTTCACGTTAAATTAGGCTGTGTTTTCTTTTATAGTTTTTAAGATATTTGATATTAATAGAGGTGGTTGTACTATGCGTCTTTCTTTATGGCGTTATATTGATAAGGCATTGTAACATATAAATAATGTATGATATCAATGTCAGTTCGATATAAATATTAAATTTACTCGTCTAAAAAATAAGAGTATAGCAATAAATCTAAAACAGGAACGGCAATAATATGGAAACAGAATAAATCTCTTCTCCTCTTTTATTTTCATAAAACTCAAGGCTATAAGCAAAATAATAACTATTTTTGCACATTCAATTGAATAAAATATATAACTCATGAGCAATCAACGATACATGCAGCGCGGTGTGTCAGCATCCAAGGAAGATGTGCACAACGCCATTAAGAACATTGACAAAGGTATTTTTCCACAAGCTTTTTGTAAAATCATCCCCGATATTCTAGGCGGAGATCCTGAATATTGCAACATTATGCACGCTGACGGTGCAGGCACCAAATCATCACTGGCTTATTTGTATTGGAAAGAAACCGGCGATTTAAGCGTATGGAAAGGCATTGCACAAGATGCACTGATTATGAACATCGATGACTTGTTGTGTGTAGGTGCAGTAGATAATATTCTGGTTTCATCAACTATCGGCCGTAATAAGCTACTCGTTCCGGGTGAAGTAATTTCCGCTATCATCAACGGAACGGATGAACTGTTGGCCGAACTTCGCGAAATGGGTGTAGGCGTATACGCTACCGGAGGCGAGACTGCTGATGTAGGTGACTTGGTTCGTACCATCATCGTAGATTCTACCGTAACATGCCGCATGAAACGTACCGATGTCATTAACAATGCCAATATTCGCCCGGGTGACGTCATCATAGGTCTGGCATCTTACGGACAGGCTACTTATGAAAAAGAATACAACGGAGGCATGGGCAGCAATGGACTCACCAGCGCCCGCCACGACGTGTTCGCAAAATACTTGGCTGAGAAATATCCCGAAAGCTATGACAAGGCAGTACCTGAAGAACTAGTATACAGTGGCAATTTGAAGCTGACCGATACTGTAGAAGGAAGTCCTCTGGATGCAGGAAAGCTGGTACTCTCACCTACCCGTACCTATGCTCCGGTAGTGAAGAAATTACTGGATGCGCTCCGACCTGAAATTCACGGAATGGTTCACTGCTCAGGCGGTGCTCAAACCAAAGTCCTGCACTTTATAGGAAACAATTGCCGTGTAGTAAAGGACAACCTGTTCCCTGTCCCCCCTCTGTTCAAAACCATCAAGGAACAAAGCGGCACCGATTGGGAAGAAATGTACAAAGTATTTAATATGGGCCACCGACTGGAAGTTTACCTCTCACCCGAACATGCCGAAGAGGTGATCGCCATCAGCAAGTCATTCAATATTGACGCGAAGATTGTGGGACGTATAGAAGAAAGTGACAAGAAGGAACTAATTATCAAAAGTGAGTTTGGAGAATTCAAATACTGACAAGCAATATTATAATAACGCTTCCAAGCATGCTACATTAAAAAAAAGATTTTTTTATGGCATGGGAGCAATAATATGCTCATTAGTTACAATTGATACAACACGCGAGTTGTATTTCATCTCTACCGCATGGGGTCATGAAGCAACTTGGCATGACATACTATATATAGTAAGAAAAGTACTTGCCATACTTGGGTGGATATTACTCACTTGGTATGTCGCAAATAAATGTTTAGAAAAGAATGGCAGAAAACAATAATACATTACTTGAGAAATTAGACGGGTTAGTGGCTCGCTTTGAGGAAGTTTCCACCCTCATTACAGACCCTAATGTCATAGCTGACCAAAAACGTTATGTCAAGCTCACCAAGGAATACAAGGACTTGAATGACATCATGAAAGCCCGTAGAGAATATATACAATGCCTGAATGGACTGGAAGAGGCCAAACAAATCATGACTAACGAATCCGACCCGGAGATGAAAGAAATGGCACGCGAAGAGGCAAATCTCTGCGAAGTCCGCATTCCAGAACTGGAAGAGGAAATCAAACTACTACTCGTTCCTGCGGATCCGCAAGATGACCGAAATGCTATTCTGGAAATACGCGGTGGTACGGGAGGTGATGAAGCCGCCATTTTTGCAGGTGACCTGTTCCGTATGTACTCCAAATACTGCGAGACAAAAGGTTGGAAACTGGAAGTATCCAGCGCCAATGAAGGAGCAGCAGGAGGTTTTAAGGAAATTATCTGCTCCGTAACCGGAGATAAAGTATATGGCACTTTGAAATATGAATCGGGCGTACATCGTGTACAACGTGTACCAGCCACCGAAACCCAAGGACGTGTACATACTTCAGCCGCATCAGTCGCCGTTTTACCCGAAGCAGAGCCTTTTGATGTGGAAATCAACGAAGGGGAAATCAAGTGGGACACTTTCCGAAGCGGTGGTGCCGGCGGACAGAACGTAAATAAGGTGGAATCCGGAGTACGCCTGCGCTACAACTGGAAGAATCCCAACACCGGGATAGTAGAGGAAATCCTGATAGAATGTACCGAAACCCGTGACCAGCCGAAGAATAAAGAACGAGCCCTTTCTCGCCTGCGTACCTTTATATATGATAAAGAACACCAAAAGTACATTGACGACATTGCCAGCAAACGCAAAACGATGGTATCTACCGGAGACAGATCGGCAAAAATACGTACCTACAATTATCCACAAGGACGTATCACCGACCACCGCATCAACTATACCATTTACAATTTGGCCGCCTTTATGGATGGAGACATTCAAGACTGTATCGACCATTTGACTGTAGCCGAGAATGCAGAACGTTTGAAAGAGAGCGAATTATAATTAAAATATCGTAAACCATAAACTGTAAATATAATAATGAACAAGCAACAATTATTTGAAAATATCCAAAAGAAAAAATCATTCCTCTGTGTAGGGCTAGATACCGACATAAAGAAAATTCCCGAACATCTGTTAAAAGAAGAAGACCCGATTTTCGCCTTCAATAAAGCTATCATTGACGCTACTGCCCCTTATTGCATCGCCTATAAACCCAATCTGGCCTTTTATGAAAGCATGGGCGTAAAAGGATGGATCGCTTTCGAAAAGACTGTATCCTACATCAAGGAAAACTATCCCGACCAATTCATCATTGCCGATGCAAAACGTGGCGATATTGGAAACACTTCGGCTATGTATGCCCGCACATTCTTTGAAGAGCTGGACATTGACTCAGTCACCGTAGCTCCTTACATGGGTGAAGACAGCGTGACTCCCTTCCTGAGTTACGAAGGCAAATGGGTAATCCTGCTAGCACTTACCAGCAACAAGGGTTCCCACGACTTCCAGCTGACCGAAGACACCAACGGCGAACGCCTTTTCGAAAAAGTATTGCGCAAATCACAAGAATGGGCCAACGATGAAAACATGATGTATGTAGTAGGCGCCACACAAGGACGTGCTTTCGAAGACATCCGTAAAATTGTCCCCAACCACTTCCTGCTTGTACCTGGAATCGGTGCACAAGGAGGTTCTCTAGAGGAAGTCTGCAAATATGGCATGAATAGTACCTGTGGACTTATTGTTAATTCAAGCCGTGCCATTATCTATGCGGATAAAACTGAGAATTTTGCGACTGTAGCAGGACAAGAAGCTCAGAAAGTCCAGGCACAGATGGAGAAAATAATGTGCCAATAAAACAATGTGCTAATATGCAAATTACCAGGTAGATACATAGCGTAGTACATTGGTTTATTAGCATATCAGCACACTGAATAATCATTCCCCATGAGTGACCGAAAAATTATAAATGACCCCGTCTTCGGGTTTATCAACATCCCGAAGGGGTTACTATATGACATTGTATGTCACCCATTGCTGCAACGTCTTACCCGCATCAAGCAACTGGGCCTGTCCTCTGCTGTATATCCGGGAGCACAACATACCCGTTTCCAACACTCATTAGGTGCTTTCCACTTAATGAGTGAAACTATCAAACACCTTACCGCCAAAGGTAACTTCATCTTTGACAGCGAAGCGGAAGCCGTACAAGCTGCCATCCTGTTACACGACATCGGACACGGTCCCTTCTCCCATGTGCTGGAAAACACATTGGTAGGAGGTGTTTCACATGAAGAAATCTCCTTGATGCTGATGGAACGAATAAACAAGGACATGAAAGGTCAACTCAATCTTGCCATACAGATATTCAAAGATGAATATCCCAAGAAATTCCTGCACCAACTGGTCAGTGGCCAATTGGATATGGATCGTTTGGACTATTTGCGGCGTGACAGTTTCTATACCGGTGTATCCGAAGGCAATATCGGGTCCGCCCGCATCATCAAAATGCTTGATGTAAAAGACGATCACCTGGTAGTAGAGTCTAAAGGTATTTACTCCATCGAAAATTTCCTGATGTCCCGCCGCCTGATGTACTGGCAGGTATATCTGCACAAGACATCCGTTGCCAGTGAAAAAATGCTGATCAACACTCTGACACGAGCAAAGGAATTAGCTTTACGTGGCGTGGAGCTGTTCGCCTCACCCGCTTTAAGATTCTTTTTATACCACTCTATTGATAAAAAAGAATTTTATAACAGCCCGGATTGTCTTGAAAATTTTATTCAATTAGATGATAATGATATATGGACCGCACTGAAAGTTTGGAGCAATCACAGCGATGTGGTATTGTCCACTCTGAGCCGTGGAATGATTAACAGGAGACTATTCAAAGTAGAGGTGACCTCCTCTTCTATCACAAAAACGCGAAAAGAAGAAATTCTTTCTAGGATAAGTAAACAACTGAATATCAACAAAAAAGAAGCAAAATACTTCCTATCTATATCCAGTATAGAAAACAATATGTATAAAAAGGAGGATGACAGTATTGAAATCATCTATAAAGATGGCAGCACCTGTGATATAGCCAAGGCTTCAGATATGCTCAACATCTCTCTCCTCTCCCGAAAAGTCAAGAAATATTATATATGTTACCTGCGTTCCGAAAACGACGGACATTAAATAATTAGCGAATTGTACGGATATATAAAAAAAAAATGCGTAATTCGCATAATTAATGATGTGTTTACACTAACATGTAACACGCAAGTAACAAAACTGAAACATTTAGAACATAAAGAATTAGACAGTATTATGGAGTTCTCAGCTAAACAAATTGCGGAATACATCCAGGGAATTATTGTTGGCGATGAAAACGCAACTGTGCATACTTTTGCTAAAATAGAGGAAGGCGTGCCGGGAGCGATTTCTTTTCTTTCAAATCCTAAGTATACTCATTACATTTACGATACTCAGTCTACCATTGTGTTGGTAAACAAAGATTTCGTTCCCGAGCAAGAAGTAAAAGCTACCTTAATCAAGGTAGACAACGCCTACGAAAGCCTGGCTAAATTACTGACGCTCTATGAAATGAGCAAACCTAAAAAGACCGGTATAGATCCGCTGGCATACGTTGCCCCCACTGCGAAGTTGGGGAAGGATGTATATATCGCTCCGTTTGCCTGCGTAGGCGATGGTGCTGAGATTGGGGACAACACTTCCCTCCATCCGCACGCTACTGTAGGAAGTCATGCCAAAGTAGGTAATAATTGTACACTTTATCCACATGCCACTATCTATCACGACTGCTTGGTAGGAAACAACTGTACCCTGCATGCAGGCTGCGTAATCGGTGCTGATGGATTCGGATTCGCACCTTCTCCCGAAGGGTACGAAAAAATTCCACAAA from Phocaeicola dorei encodes the following:
- a CDS encoding endonuclease/exonuclease/phosphatase family protein, whose product is MKKLFLLLLLFPFLLGCSQKEKEFTVLQWNIWQEGTVIPGGYDAIVNEIARLRPDFVTLSEVRNYENTNFTARLVQSLKEKGETYYSFYTYDTGLLSRYPITDSLTVFPEKNDHGSIYRLTADMNGQKIAVYTAHLDYLDDAYYNVRGYDGSTWEEIPIPTTVEEVLKRNVASQRDDAIRLFIKQAKKDRAAGYTIILGGDFNEPSHQDWTEETKDLYDHHGFVIPWTVPVLLDEAGLKDAYREFYPDVLNYPGFTYPSDNPAKPADKITWAPKADERDRIDYIWYYPEKGLKVKDAAIFGPKNSIVRAQRVQETSKDKFIEPLGVWPTDHKGVLVTFQYPAK
- a CDS encoding carbon starvation protein A, translated to MITFIIALLVLVGGYFLYGSYVERVFGPDKIRKTPALTMADGVDFIPLPTWKIFMIQFLNIAGLGPIFGAIMGAKFGTASYLWIVLGTIFAGAVHDYLSGMLSIRHEGESLPEIIGRYLGLPTKQLMRGFTVVLMILVGAVFVAGPAGLLAKLTPEYMDVTFWIIVVFFYYMLATLLPVDKIIGKIYPLFAIALLFMAVGILVMLLWNHPALPEITDGLHNTHPAGLPIFPIMFVSIACGAISGFHATQSPLMARCMKNEKYGRPIFYGAMVTEGIVALIWAAAATYFFHQNGMEESNASIIVDSITKEWLGTIGGLLAVLGVIAAPITSGDTALRSARLIVADFMHLEQKSIAKRLLICIPIFAVTIGILLYSQRDAAGFDMIWRYFAWCNQALSVFTLWAVTVFLVRAKKNYYITLFPALFMTAVCSTYICIAPEGLAFSDYVSYIVGSLCTLVAAIGFASWYRKQNSIVYEKI
- a CDS encoding family 20 glycosylhydrolase; the encoded protein is MTKCTHKQLMTACMLAGTLMLGACTGTPPVTKEVSIVPITNHLEETNGAFVLKSNTSIGVIDAELIPAAEYLADMLSRATGYDLKVKEGEGTITLALGDVQGKEGAYTLTSESDKVNITGNSYGGVIAGIESLRQLFPPQIESKEIVKGTDWAIPAVNIQDAPRFEWRGIMLDVSRHFYTIGEVKELLDVMALYKMNKFHWHLTDDQGWRIEIKKYPLLTEKGAWRKFNSHDRECIRQSKTNNNPDMAIPEDKIRIVEGDTLYGGYYTQEDIKDVIAYAKIRGIDIIPEIDMPGHMLAAVSNYEGVSCFNETGWGSVFSSPVCPGKDSALEFCKNVYTELIALFPYKYVHIGGDEVEKTNWKKCPDCQKRMHDNNLKTEEELQSWFIHDMERFFNEKGKEMIGWDEIIEGGLSKTATVMWWRSWVKDAATKTTAQGNPVIFTPNGQFYLDYAEDKNSMASIYNLDTTDNLTSEQQSLILGVQGNIWCEWIPSNARMQYMAIPRLLAIAELGWSKPEQKDWSAFQQRLSDQFERLNIMGINYRIPDLEGFNAVNAFIGEGAINVTCLDPTAEIHYTTDGSTPTLQSPIYEGPIKVTETTDFTFCTFRPNGKKGDIVKTRFIKSEYTPSVTAAPSNPGLKATWHEFKGNKCSEIEKAPVNGTYPVEDVMIPKKVKGNIGLIIKGYFNAPQDDIYTFALLSDDGSTLTIDSEQIVDNDGPHGPKEIVGQKALAKGYHPMELRYFDQNGGQLKLKVTGSDGKEIPFTHLYAH
- a CDS encoding glycoside hydrolase family 10 protein, with protein sequence MRTFFITLLLVIVSFLSVFSQPKYEIRATWLTTLGGMDWPRNKAINASGIRRQQKELCDILDRLKAANFNTVLLQTRLRGDMIYPSAIETFAESLTGSTGGNPGYDPLAFAIGECHKRGMELHAWIVTIPAGNTRQVQLQGRSSVVRKNRTICKLYKGNWYLDPGNPGTKEYLSCIVKEITSRYDIDGIHFDYIRYPEQADNFPDKDTYRKYGKGKELKQWRRDNITDIVHRLYTDIKTIKPWVKVSSSPIGKYRDTNRYPSRGWNAYHVVYQDAQKWLKEGIHDALFPMMYFQGNNFYPFALDWKENCGNRWIIPGLGIYFLSPNEQNWPLDEIVRQLYFTRQIKLNGQAYFRNRFLLNNTKGIWDELQENFYTTPALIPPMTWMDSIPPSTPAMPSLQLLPDGKMHMSWQISTDNNGGLVTYHLYASDTYPVDITDAGNLLETYLTHTEYEYTPISPWRQKRYFAVTAADRFGNESAPLELNAISETDMPLLNDGDILTLPEIKEAKTVKIFTATGEEIKYFVYAPQMSIASLPGGFYTVYILNNAGAQTFVGTIVK